The region NNNNNNNNNNNNNNNNNNNNNNNNNNNNNNNNNNNNNNNNNNNNNNNNNNNNNNNNNNNNNNNNNNNNNNNNNNNNNNNNNNNNNNNNNNNNNNNNNNNNNNNNNNNNNNNNNNNNNNNNNNNNNNNNNNNNNNNNNNNNNNNNNNNNNNNNNNNNNNNNNNNNNNNNNNNNNNNNNNNNNNNNNNNNNNNNNNNNNNNNNNNNNNNNNNNNNNNNNNNNNNNNNNNNNNNNNNNNNNNNNNNNNNNNNNNNNNNNNNNNNNNNNNNNNNNNNNNNNNNNNNNNNNNNNNNNNNNNNNNNNNNNNNNNNNNNNNNNNNNNNNNNNNNNNNNNNNNNNNNNNNNNNNNNNNNNNNNNNNNNNNNNNNNNNNNNNNNNNNNNNNNNNNNNNNNNNNNNNNNNNNNNNNNNNNNNNNNNNNNNNNNNNNNNNNNNNNNNNNNNNNNNNNNNNNNNNNNNNNNNNNNNNNNNNNNNNNNNNNNNNNNNNNNNNNNNNNNNNNNNNNNNNNNNNNNNNNNNNNNNNNNNNNNNNNNNNNNNNNNNNNNNNNNNNNNNNNNNNNNNNNNNNNNNNNNNNNNNNNNNNNNNNNNNNNNNNNNNNNNNNNNNNNNNNNNNNNNNNNNNNNNNNNNNNNNNNNNNNNNNNNNNNNNNNNNNNNNNNNNNNNNNNNNNNNNNNNNNNNNNNNNNNNNNNNNNNNNNNNNNNNNNNNNNNNNNNNNNNNNNNNNNNNNNNNNNNNNNNNNNNNNNNNNNNNNNNNNNNNNNNNNNNNNNNNNNNNNNNNNNNNNNNNNNNNNNNNNNNNNNNNNNNNNNNNNNNNNNNNNNNNNNNNNNNNNNNNNNNNNNNNNNNNNNNNNNNNNNNNNNNNNNNNNNNNNNNNNNNNNNNNNNNNNNNNNNNNNNNNNNNNNNNNNNNNNNNNNNNNNNNNNNNNNNNNNNNNNNNNNNNNNNNNNNNNNNNNNNNNNNNNNNNNNNNNNNNNNNNNNNNNNNNNNNNNNNNNNNNNNNNNNNNNNNNNNNNNNNNNNNNNNNNNNNNNNNNNNNNNNNNNNNNNNNNNNNNNNNNNNNNNNNNNNNNNNNNNNNNNNNNNNNNNNNNNNNNNNNNNNNNNNNNNNNNNNNNNNNNNNNNNNNNNNNNNNNNNNNNNNNNNNNNNNNNNNNNNNNNNNNNNNNNNNNNNNNNNNNNNNNNNNNNNNNNNNNNNNNNNNNNNNNNNNNNNNNNNNNNNNNNNNNNNNNNNNNNNNNNNNNNNNNNNNNNNNNNNNNNNNNNNNNNNNNNNNNNNNNNNNNNNNNNNNNNNNNNNNNNNNNNNNNNNNNNNNNNNNNNNNNNNNNNNNNNNNNNNNNNNNNNNNNNNNNNNNNNNNNNNNNNNNNNNNNNNNNNNNNNNNNNNNNNNNNNNNNNNNNNNNNNNNNNNNNNNNNNNNNNNNNNNNNNNNNNNNNNNNNNNNNNNNNNNNNNNNNNNNNNNNNNNNNNNNNNNNNNNNNNNNNNNNNNNNNNNNNNNNNNNNNNNNNNNNNNNNNNNNNNNNNNNNNNNNNNNNNNNNNNNNNNNNNNNNNNNNNNNNNNNNNNNNNNNNNNNNNNNNNNNNNNNNNNNNNNNNNNNNNNNNNNNNNNNNNNNNNNNNNNNNNNNNNNNNNNNNNNNNNNNNNNNNNNNNNNNNNNNNNNNNNNNNNNNNNNNNNNNNNNNNNNNNNNNNNNNNNNNNNNNNNNNNNNNNNNNNNNNNNNNNNNNNNNNNNNNNNNNNNNNNNNNNNNNNNNNNNNNNNNNNNNNNNNNNNNNNNNNNNNNNNNNNNNNNNNNNNNNNNNNNNNNNNNNNNNNNNNNNNNNNNNNNNNNNNNNNNNNNNNNNNNNNNNNNNNNNNNNNNNNNNNNNNNNNNNNNNNNNNNNNNNNNNNNNNNNNNNNNNNNNNNNNNNNNNNNNNNNNNNNNNNNNNNNNNNNNNNNNNNNNNNNNNNNNNNNNNNNNNNNNNNNNNNNNNNNNNNNNNNNNNNNNNNNNNNNNNNNNNNNNNNNNNNNNNNNNNNNNNNNNNNNNNNNNNNNNNNNNNNNNNNNNNNNNNNNNNNNNNNNNNNNNNNNNNNNNNNNNNNNNNNNNNNNNNNNNNNNNNNNNNNNNNNNNNNNNNNNNNNNNNNNNNNNNNNNNNNNNNNNNNNNNNNNNNNNNNNNNNNNNNNNNNNNNNNNNNNNNNNNNNNNNNNNNNNNNNNNNNNNNNNNNNNNNNNNNNNNNNNNNNNNNNNNNNNNNNNNNNNNNNNNNNNNNNNNNNNNNNNNNNNNNNNNNNNNNNNNNNNNNNNNNNNNNNNNNNNNNNNNNNNNNNNNNNNNNNNNNNNNNNNNNNNNNNNNNNNNNNNNNNNNNNNNNNNNNNNNNNNNNNNNNNNNNNNNNNNNNNNNNNNNNNNNNNNNNNNNNNNNNNNNNNNNNNNNNNNNNNNNNNNNNNNNNNNNNNNNNNNNNNNNNNNNNNNNNNNNNNNNNNNNNNNNNNNNNNNNNNNNNNNNNNNNNNNNNNNNNNNNNNNNNttcttcttcttcttcctcttcttcttctccttcttcctcttcttcttcctctcttctgcttcttcttcttcttcttcttcttcttcttcttcttcttcttcttcttcctttttatatagtttgagaagtaacacagAAAAAAtgcattgatcagtaccgcctttcagccaaaacgcgctactgctacagagaagtacataaaaaatacattgattatcaatgatctttttgtatagaatctaaattatcaataggaatctaccaccaatttaagaaccggcgaagactcctattgcacccTCAGATCCTACACattgagttcaatgaagaccaaatgcttgtgatagtttgagaagtaacatatttaagataGTCAGATTCTTGCTAAgggagcgatgtgggactaaaaatagcctctgccacaacctctttagtaccggttcatgccacgaaccggtacaaaAAATGTTGGTGCCCgaccagcatctttagtaccggttcatggcacgaaccggtactaaagattcgcaatgaaccggtattaaaggtctcctcccgcctagtcatttgaaccggcactaatggacgcattagtgccggctcatatgcaaaccggtactaatgttacTCATATTAGGTCTTTTTTCTACTTGTGAAGAACAAGATTGCATCTAGAAATCCTAGTCCTATGAGAATGCCAACTTAAATGACTTGAGTCTTTGGTCTCCAAGCTTTTACATTATGTTTCTTAATCCAACCGAAATGACTTGAGTCTTTGTTCTCCGAGCTTTTAGATTATGCGTCTTAATCGACAACAAGTCTTCAGCCTGAGCTCCAACCGAATTAGGCTTTTAGATGTGAATAGTGTCATTCTTGCTTTTGTCTTCTTTTGACACTATTCTTgatggatttgtcttttttgtttctccttCTGTATTttgaattttgatctgaattttttagcgATTGTCGACATATGTTTTGTGAACATCCATATGATTTTTTTAGAACTTTATGACATGTAAATATGAATTTTGCAGGTTGGTATCATAGTATCGCGTAGGACTGGTATCACCTGATATTTTCCCACTGGTTTATTACCATATTGTAACAAAACTGTCTTTAAAGTCTTGTCCTAACTTATCCAGTGGGATCTACATTGCTCTTGCCTTAggttggccatagtgggggtaacataagcggtatcatgcatttgggactcgcaaacatgcttatgtagcaaacgagagatggttatagtaacataggtagataccgtatcataattAATGTTATGTTACTATATgtcttgcatggcaataaatgagaccatatATAATACTAATCTATGATATTATGCACTATATATGTAGTATcacacactagtatcatatgcatgatactagtgtatgatactccccattatgaCCAGCCTTAAATGGTAAAACAGGTCATTAATTGGATGGACAGTTGGAGCAACAACACCATTTTCTAATTTCCTGAAATTAACCTTTAATGGGCTGATGTCTTTTTTACTATGAAAGGGCTCCCGGCCTTGCTCGCGACCATTACAAGCAGAACTCGTGGCATGCTCGACTCAACCTTGCGCTGCAATGGTCCTCGCTGCCGGTGGACGTAGAAATGGACTGTCAATATGCCGTAAAACTCATTAAATCTGAGACTCTGGATAGGTCGCCACAGGAGATGACAGTGCAGGAAGTGAAACGTCTCCTaggtgtaagagcatctccagccgcgcccccagcagGCCCCCAGGGCGACTTTTTTCGCGCTGGCGCCAAAGAAACCCCCCAGTCGCGCCCTCAAGATGCAGAAATCCGCCGGCTCGGCCCGTTTTTGGACCCGGCGATCCTAGGCCGAACCCAGCGAactgggggcgctcgggggctccggcgaAAGGGGAAAACACGCCTGGGCCACACTGTCAGGCAAAAAGTCAAGGCAATCGTCCAGATTCGCCCCCTCCCCTTTCCCACGCACGCTCGGCCACTAACCTACCGATCCCGGCGCCGCCTACCGCCCTGCACGCTAGATAGGCCATTTCTCGCCGGAAAAGAGAGAAGGTTTAACCGCGGCAACCTCTCCACCACCTTCCGGGTGAGTTTTCCGACGCTCCGGCCGAGCAGGGCGGTATACCAGCGGCTGTCCGCCCACCACGCCCgccaggtgttcggcgatttgtctgctcggcgatggactcggacgaTGGTGAAGCGCTTgcagcgctgctggaggaggaagtcgCTGCCGACGTACAGGACGAGGAGCATTTCATggtcctcgccgccctcgccggtctgctcgcgagcaatgaaaagccgcagcgaggtggctcggcgccggggcggctgaaagcaaagaaccggcatcgtctggaaggctattgcatgctctactccgactacttcgtcgACGCTCCACTGCACAGCGACATAGTATtttggcgccgttatcggatgagccgaaagctttttcTCAAGATTGTAAATTCCAaccgggagttcgacagctacttcaaggcAAGAAcgattgcaccggcaaacttggattcacctcaatccagaaaTGCATgatagctatgaggatgcttgatacggagctcccggtgattcactggacgactatgggcgcatggccgagtccacgaccattgagtgtttctacaaattctgcagggcagtggtggcagtgtttggaccgcaatacttgcgatcATCCAATgttgaagacactgctcggatcctagcgcagaatgcagcaagagcatttcttgggatgcttggaagcatcggctgcatgcattggaaatggaagaactgtccaaAGGCGGTTGTAGTGCGGTACTTGAGGTAGTGGTCACACAAGACctttggatttggcactccttctttggtatgccaggaactcacaatggcatcaacgtgctgcagtgctccacTATCTTTGCCaatcttgttgaaggtcattctcctccggtgaacttcgaggtcaatgggcggcactacaacaagggatactacctagctgatggcatctatccgagatgatctacatttgtgaagactatctcaaaccctgtgtcaggaggcaagaactcccactttgcgaaggttcaggaggcttgcaggaaggatgttgagcgggcatttggtgtgatcCAATTTCGGTTTGCTGTTGTCCAGTACCCTgcgcagacctggtcgaaagatcaaatgtgggagatcatgacttgctgtgtcatcttgcacaacatgaccaTTGAGAGCGGGCagaaagagccagtgtttgacactgaaccatattgcaggcagggtcctcttgcgcaagttgatcaccagctaccggcaacctggactgccttcctcaatatgcgtcaggagatccgagacccacaggtgcgtcaacaactgcagcaggatctggtggagcacctatggaagcTCAAGGGAAAcgcctagctcgacgtgtgatgaaatataagTTTttgtttgttgaactatataatttgtattgtattatttgttgaactatttgatttttattgattttctgtgatgaactatgtgataaaaaaaaCTTCTGTTGAATTTGCGTCGAACCACGGCGAATATGGGAAGATAGCAGGCCTTTTTTGCCGAAAGTGGGCCGAAAGGCGGGCACATTTGCGCCAAAAATTGGCCGATACCGGTGCCTGGGGCGACCTGGGGACGGCGGCTGGGAACCCAATCGCCCCAGAGCCGATTTTAGCGCCGTCTTGTCCCCAGCNNNNNNNNNNNNNNNNNNNNNNNNNNNNNNNNNNNNNNNNNNNNNNNNNNNNNNNNNNNNNNNNNNNNNNNNNNNNNNNNNNNNNNNNNNNNNNNNNNNNNNNNNNNNNNNNNNNNNNNNNNNNNNNNNNNNNNNNNNNNNNNNNNNNNNNNNNNNNNNNNNNNNNNNNNNNNNNNNNNNNNNNNNNNNNNNNNNNNNNNNNNNNNNNNNNNNNNNNNNNNNNNNNNNNNNNNNNNNNNNNNNNNNNNNNNNNNNNNNNNNNNNNNNNNNNNGGGgggggcaacggctggagatgctttaAGGGATAGCTCTATTGCTCGCATTAGTAGGAATCAAAATTCGTTAGTCATAGATTAGAGCGTAGAGGCTAGGACTGCGGTTTGGTTGAGGTCAGGCCCTACAGATGTACCCCAACTTTGTATGGACGACCTGGTTCCCCATTGAGCAATGAAAATCCCTTTTAACCCCGCAAAAAAAAGGGGGCTCCTGCCTCATTTTTATTCGGAATAGATAAATCTCGAACGTTCGATTTTTAAGCATTCTAATCTGAACTCTTTTCATAGCAACTTTAGTCAAGGCGTTGTTGACAAACATGACAATTTTCTAACAAAAAATCAAATTGAAACAAAGTTGACATGTGTTAACAACTAAAGTTGCCACCTCGCAGcaactaaagttgccataaaaAATGTTCGGGGTGACATGCTTAAATTCCGAACGTTCGGGACTTATTGAGgtctttttttttagaaaaacgagACAAGCAAAATACCACGTACAATTCCCAGCTCTCGAGTCTAGCGCCTGAAAACTGAAAAATCATCAGTCGGTTTTTCTCTTCTTACTCAATCATTCAATCAAGATCCAACGGATAACGTTTTTCCTTTGACATCAAATCGGCACCTTTTTTTTCTCTCATTCCTCTCATACCTGCCGATCCAGCCCAGGGCTACCCACCTGCCTCCACTGCCCGCGGCCGGCGGCGCTCCCTCGACCGCCACGCCGCCCCGTCCTTCCCTCAACCGCACACCACTGTGATGCcacccccggccatccctctaacccCGGCGATGTCATTTTTTTTCGGCAAACTTGCCCCaccccacacccctaagataaataATGGGGTCACATGCCACAATAAGATAAAAATCAGGGTCGCCTGCCACTCTAAGATAGACTGAGAGGCTTCTCCAACGAGCTGCTTCCTTTTTCCGGCTGTTCTTTCCTTCACGAAAAATTTGACTGACCAAAATTCCTAATTAAGGCGACTTTCATATATCTATTGTGATTAAAAAATGACAAAACACACCCCATCCATGTAGCTGGCCTGACGTATGTGGATTATATATTGAAATAATAACTCGCGGAAATTACCCGCCACTAACACGTGGAAACTCAGAATGAAATTAGCTAGACCAGATCAGCCTATAAATTGGCGTGACCTACACAAGCCAAACCATCCCCAAGAGAACAGTACTACTCTCTTATACTCTTGTCTTCTTTCTCCAACGTTCGTGTCGCATCGTGAATTCTTGATCATGGAAAATGGTATCGGATCGGTGGACGGGCACAAGGCGGTGTCAAACGGCGTGGTGGCGTGCCCCGCCGCATTCCGCACATCGTCGTCGCCAGCGGCCATGATCACCTCCGCCGAGGCCACGCTGGGCCGCCACCTTGCACGGCGCCTGGTGGAGGTGGGCGTGAGCGACGTGTTCGCCGTGCCAGGGGACTTCAACCTGGCCCTCCTCGACCACCTCATCGCCGAACCAGGCCTGCGCCCCGTGGGCTGCTGCAACGAGCTCAacgccggctacgccgccgacggGTACGCACGCGCCAAGGGCGTGGGCGCCTGCGCCGTCACCTTCACCGTCGGCGGCCTGAGCGTGCTCAACGCCATCGCTGGCGCCTACAGCGAGAACCTCCCCGTGATCTGCATCGTCGGCGGGCCCAACTCCAACGACCACGGCACCAACCGCATCCTCCACCACACCATCGGTCTCCCCGACTTCTCCCAGGAGCTCCGCTGCTTCCAGCCCGTCACCTGTCACCAGGTCGTCATCAACAACCTCGACGACGCCCACGAGCAGGTCGACAAGGCCATCGCCACGGCTCTCAGAGAGAGCAAGCCCGTCTACATCAGCGTCGCCTGCAACCTCCCCGGCGTCTCCCACCCCACCTTCTTCCGCGACCCCATCCCCTACTGCCTCGCCCCGCGGCAGAGCAACCAGATGGGACTCGAGGCGGCGCTCGACGCGACGGTGGAGTTTCTAAACAAGGCGGTGAAGCCGGTGATGGTGGCGGGGCCGAAGCTCCGGGTGGCCAAGGCAGCCGCGGCGTTCGCGGAGCTGGCGGACGCAAGCGGCTACGTTGTGGCGACGATGCCGTCGGCGAAGGGGCTGGTGCCGGAGACGCTGCCGCGGTTCATCGGCACCTACTGGGGCGCGGTGAGCACGTCCTTCTGCGCGGAGATCGTGGAGTCGGCGGACGCCTACCTCTTCGCCGGCCCCATCTTCAACGACTACAGCTCAGTGGGGTACTCGTTCCtgctcaagaaggagaagatggtgaACGTGCAGCCCGACCGAGTCACCGTCGGCAACGGCCCGACGTTCGGGTGCGTCATGATGAAGGACTTCCTGTCGGAGCTGGCCAAGCGCTTGAGCAAGAAGAGGAACACCACGGCGCACGACAACTACCGGAGGATCTTCGTGCCGCAGGGGCAGCCGCTGGAGAGCGAGCGCGGCGAGCCGCTGCGAGTCAACGTGCTGTTCAAGCACATCCAGAAGATGCTCACCGGGGACAGCGCCGTCATCGCTGAGACCGGCGACTCGTGGTTCAACTGCCAGAAGCTCAAGCTACCCGACGGCTGCGGGTACGAGTTCCAGATGCAGTACGGGTCCATCGGGTGGTCGGTGGGGGCGCTGCTCGGGTACGCGCAGGGCGCCATGGACAAGCGCGTCATCGCCTGCATCGGTGACGGGAGCTTCCAGGTGACGGCGCAGGACGTGTCGACGATGCTGCGGTGCCAGCAGAAGAGCATCATCTTCCTCATCAACAATGGAGGTTACACCATTGAGGTGGAGATCCACGACGGGCCTTACAACGTCATCAAGAACTGGAACTACACGGGGCTCGTCGACGCCATCCACAACGGCGAGGGCAACTGCTGGACTGCAAAGGTACGCACTTATTCCCTCCGTAAAAAAGTATAAAAaaagtttagatcactactttaatgaTTTAAACGTACGATTAAACGCTCTTATATCTTTTTTTTACATAAGAAACAAGCTTAGCTTTGGTTGACTGATAATGCATGCAATGCAGGTGAGTTGCGAGGAGGAGCTGACGGCGGCGATAGAGACCGCGACGGGAGAGAAGAAGGACTGCCTCTGCTTCATCGAGGTGGTGGTGCACAAGGACGACACCAGTAAGGAGCTCCTGGAATGGGGATCCAGGGTCAGTGCCGCCAACTCTAGGCCACCGAATCCGCAGTAGCTAGATGttgagagtaataattcattgggacgCCAAACTTCACGTGTATTTCTTGAGTTAATAAATTCATAAAGTTGGAACATATAAGCATGTTTTCCAGATAACATCGGCAAATAAATTTGTTCGACGAAAAATCCCATATATGTATTTGAATAGATAGAAGTTTGAATACAAGTTTGGAAATGGATGGTAAGTCCTAATAGTTCTTTCAAAAATAATCTGAATGTTGATCCAAAAAAATCTGAATGGAAATTGTTATGATTATTAAaaccatttcatttttttaacacaTTACAAACACAAGGGCTCATATAAACGCGCATACACtagcccctatgaacgcacaccctacccctatgagcacattcgagagactaagccggcatatcatcttaagaTTTTACAAAGTCATCATAGGCGCCTCGTagttgacgggaacgtctcctcccactgaaagcgtatcaccggaaatcctaaaataaatccaggataaatacgagcaccaggatttgaaaccATTGCGTTGTTGTATGGTATATTCCATGTTTCATAAAAAAGAAAACTTATGTGTAACTAAATTCTTTTGGCAATATTATAGCCTTGATATCTTCAAATTGTTTTATGGCCGACCCTGAATTTGCATGAACTCTAAAgccagatgtactccctccgtttcataatgtaatgcgtatattttttaaaaaaattcaaaattttccaagATCAAGCTAGAAAAAACTATTTATAtctatattaaatataaaatatgaaactaTGTCTTATGATGAATCTAATTATATATTTTAGCATTATAGATTTGAATGTCTTTCTCAACAAACATGGTCAAACTTGGTGAGGTTTGACTTTTCCAATAaattatatgcactacattatggtatggagggagtatcatttttGGTAGTTATTGCGATCTAATATTTCTA is a window of Triticum dicoccoides isolate Atlit2015 ecotype Zavitan chromosome 2B, WEW_v2.0, whole genome shotgun sequence DNA encoding:
- the LOC119367123 gene encoding pyruvate decarboxylase 2-like encodes the protein MENGIGSVDGHKAVSNGVVACPAAFRTSSSPAAMITSAEATLGRHLARRLVEVGVSDVFAVPGDFNLALLDHLIAEPGLRPVGCCNELNAGYAADGYARAKGVGACAVTFTVGGLSVLNAIAGAYSENLPVICIVGGPNSNDHGTNRILHHTIGLPDFSQELRCFQPVTCHQVVINNLDDAHEQVDKAIATALRESKPVYISVACNLPGVSHPTFFRDPIPYCLAPRQSNQMGLEAALDATVEFLNKAVKPVMVAGPKLRVAKAAAAFAELADASGYVVATMPSAKGLVPETLPRFIGTYWGAVSTSFCAEIVESADAYLFAGPIFNDYSSVGYSFLLKKEKMVNVQPDRVTVGNGPTFGCVMMKDFLSELAKRLSKKRNTTAHDNYRRIFVPQGQPLESERGEPLRVNVLFKHIQKMLTGDSAVIAETGDSWFNCQKLKLPDGCGYEFQMQYGSIGWSVGALLGYAQGAMDKRVIACIGDGSFQVTAQDVSTMLRCQQKSIIFLINNGGYTIEVEIHDGPYNVIKNWNYTGLVDAIHNGEGNCWTAKVSCEEELTAAIETATGEKKDCLCFIEVVVHKDDTSKELLEWGSRVSAANSRPPNPQ